Proteins from a single region of Mytilus trossulus isolate FHL-02 chromosome 2, PNRI_Mtr1.1.1.hap1, whole genome shotgun sequence:
- the LOC134706722 gene encoding microtubule-associated protein 2-like isoform X1, protein MDDNLDLDSSDPFMSKGHSDNGEINQSDLLNYQMANQQVPGYRDDYHGDETDNSLLHGQNQSSFIPPYTEKELVDSSLSDSNRDWEREDEMMFNQARSDPLVKDSMNQFQPDLLNMNPLSLESKSSHEETSFRDDFFAPNNLSEKPIAQTGYEEHAPASQPPDLLMMESSASHTDVTEGHEQTVNKCDTDLKSCDDHDLHSQSIPHDRHEAIENDFYNEDENAEHYDDEYVDSDESDYTDESMDKMEGETGLEHIVPDICDTEEKQQPVQIEDTENALNNSVDPNIGASGITQKDSDYLRNVQFEDNVVHGQLSDEENGNMADQASQPSATNSDHLDLLKQEEKESLHSDSEDEFESETPQQITSKESNEDKIDLISDQQGIEGTSDMAIENKDIPIESDDSDMEERSLTPDHNQSSSMETGPPFQDFVGGQSTDQVQISGLVEGTLKEESESTDEEDLEQQGQVPLEQCLDSVAMTMEHTQHIDNNFVTESEHVDHFDLQKGNILEGLSDNEEKHLEESFEQSHSLHEQQEIEKQNSFDNDDIEMESNLHHEQLNDTEKIGDLVSDDLEISHQQEEDLLTESTLPDSNAGLEINPSVEPTISVIPPSEEVHQHTLLSTETFECENQTIGEDVDKNEVEGTLDKDLEEVDTKPNTEYSDESEDEIDDKIQNEQSGMDGSIVIEEGVTLDDKKMEESISSEGEQESINNGSMTTYMMENSKGLQSEQEISSFQPANYSTDMQMPDSQLSEPGVEASIKSDEANKFVISDKNEPVQLSPDSSSDEEEIPANQMRETGMEGSFVLDEDETFEDKKFDRDDAEFVQSTPETSPEDEIPANQMREPLILDDKTLCDEKNENEQPIFDDSQNNDIQANQMRESGMEGSFVLEDGETFEDNKYAGDVDEFEQSTPEISPEQEQIPQSQMRETGMEGSLVLDKGETFDDKNYDGDEGEFEQSTPDVSPEDEVPVHQMRESGMEGSLVLDEGETFDDKTYEGDQAEYEHNVDDFERTSPEISPESEQILQSQMRETGMEGSLVLDEGETFDNKNYDSNEGEFEQSTPEVSPENEVPVHQMRESGMEGSLVLGEGETFDDKNYDSDEGEFEQSTPEVSPEDEVPVHQMRESGMEGSLVLDEGETFDNKNYDSNEGEFEQSTPEVSPEDEVPMNQMRESGMEGSFVLEEGETFDDKQFESDMPEFEQSTPEVSPEEEIPSNLKKETGMEGSFVFDEGETFEDNKAGNDQSEFEQSTPADEIQTSHLKTTGIEDSALLVENEQFNNITDEPSIQGHDLSSNQRDDLESFVGGHTMDDGSKAVNYSEESIQTKETVQEEMKPVVSIEREEPETDLHMENHDENEETTESSENADGKTDESRLAQDSLGQHIEDMTSPETQTDSYGEEGEVEGHLAQDSLGQQIEEMTSPETQTDSYGEEGDVEGHLAQDSLGQQIEEMTSPETPTDSYGEEGDVEGHLAQDSLVQHKEDVTSPETHTDSYGEEGDVDSAIQSPLSQNGMLQSPSSDENAQLYVEHENEKNLMSSSLTGGFVDQDEAIQTYQPCMQNGISQNGVSHSASEEVTPEKEENEHPCFQNGISQSTSDEFTPEREEKSDFNLTEKEGKPEIVTKVETKSEVKDSTAKSEVKKKTGIMKTDIKKLEQSSPKKTLKLAKPESQKKDFTKENKKITKDTTRKKDPLSKLPSPTKTDKRSMSACRLTTPPTRIDKSTTRMPRDTTRKPRPTSTTDPLKQTKQRPKSIDISRTSSLTRPTKSSLCKSRTFEKSALEGATSPTKPLRSVPKTAPSRYRITRSKKDASSDSGVEEDKSPRKTETQNKSQDDKMTRSTSAKRSTIPTMNRSLPTKSEGSPRKTAGKPTPTKTTQSKIGSLDNTKYSPGGGQVKIQSHKQDFSKVSSKIGSKDHLTYKPAGGDKKIVSQKLEWKAESKVGSLKNATYSPRGGNVKIQTEKLAWNVQSKVGSLDNASHSPGGGHVKITNDPINWKAEPRIGSMDNTGYVPGGGNVHIKTEKLKWKAEPQVHSLENTGYVPGGGHFQIEHHPLNWNTHSKVDSLENAHYSPGGGNVKIHEEKLSWNVHSKVNSLENAQYTARSGTHRFPFPIENKKLDFKDKAQSKVGSKDHMNHKAGGGDKKIESQKLSFKEKAQSKVGSKDNMDHKPLGGDKKIDTQKLTFKETAKPRTDTGVAPGKSRPDSGIECEKTEASV, encoded by the exons ATGGATGACAACCTTGACCTTGATTCTAGTGACCCTTTTATGTCAAAAGGACATAGTGACAATGGAGAAATAAATCAAAGTGACCTTTTAAATTACCAGATGGCCAATCAGCAAGTGCCTGGTTACCGGGATGATTACCATGGTGATGAGACAGACAATAGCCTTTTACATGGTCAAAACCAAAGTTCTTTCATTCCTCCTTATACAGAGAAGGAATTAGTTGATTCTAGTCTTTCAGATTCAAACAGAGATTGGGAACGAGAGGATGAAATGATGTTTAACCAAGCAAGAAGTGATCCTTTAGTCAAGGATTCAATGAACCAATTTCAACCTGATCTACTTAATATGAATCCACTTTCGTTAGAATCAAAAAGTAGTCATGAAGAAACTAGTTTCAGAGATGATTTTTTTGCACCCAATAATCTTTCAGAAAAGCCAATAGCTCAAACTGGCTATGAAGAACATGCTCCTGCTTCACAACCTCCTGATCTTTTAATGATGGAGTCCTCAGCTTCACATACTGATGTCACTGAAGGTCATGAACAGACAGTTAATAAATGTGATACAGATTTAAAGAGTTGTGATGATCATGATTTGCATAGTCAAAGTATTCCTCATGATAGACATGAAGCAATAGAGAATGACTTTTATAATGAGGATGAAAATGCTGAGCATTATGACGATGAATATGTAGATTCAGATGAAAGTGATTACACAGATGAATCCATGGATAAAATGGAAGGTGAAACTGGTCTAGAACATATTGTTCCAGACATATGTGATACAGAAGAAAAGCAACAGCCTGTTCAAATTGAAGACACTGAAAATGCATTGAACAATAGTGTTGATCCAAATATAGGTGCATCTGGTATAACACAGAAAGATTCTGATTATTTAAGGAATGTTCAGTTTGAAGATAATGTAGTACATGGTCAATTATCTGATGAAGAAAATGGAAATATGGCTGATCAAGCAAGCCAACCATCTGCTACTAATTCAGATCATTTAGACCTTTTAAAACAAGAGGAAAAGGAATCATTGCATAGTGATTCTGAAGATGAATTTGAGTCAGAAACTCCTCAACAAATTACTTCCAAAGAATCAAATGAGGACAAAATTGATTTGATTTCAGATCAACAAGGAATAGAAGGAACTTCAGATATGGCAATAGAAAACAAAGACATTCCGATAGAAAGTGACGATTCAGACATGGAAGAAAGGTCACTAACTCCTGATCATAATCAGTCTTCAAGTATGGAGACAGGACCTCCTTTTCAAGATTTCGTAGGAGGTCAATCGACTGATCAGGTTCAGATAAGTGGATTAGTAGAAGGTACACTAAAGGAAGAATCAGAGAGCACAGATGAGGAAGATCTAGAACAACAAGGTCAAGTTCCATTGGAACAGTGTCTTGATTCTGTTGCTATGACAATGGAACACACTCAACACattgataacaattttgtcactGAAAGTGAACATGTAGATCATTTTGACCTTCAAAAAGGTAACATATTAGAAGGACTTTCAGataatgaagaaaaacatttagaaGAAAGTTTTGAACAAAGTCATTCTTTGCACGAACAGCaggaaattgaaaaacaaaattcatttgataaTGATGACATTGAAATGGAAAGTAATTTGCACCATGAACAACTTAATGACACTGAAAAGATTGGTGATTTAGTTTCTGATGACCTTGAAATAAGTCATCAACAAGAAGAAGATTTGTTGACAGAATCAACTCTTCCAGACAGCAATGCTGGCTTAGAAATCAATCCTTCTGTAGAACCGACAATATCAGTGATTCCACCCTCTGAGGAAGTTCATCAACATACTTTGTTATCAACTGAAACATTTGAATGTGAAAATCAAACAATAGGAGAAGATGTAGATAAAAATGAAGTAGAAGGAACATTGGATAAAGATTTGGAAGAGGTGGACACTAAACCAAATACTGAATATTCTGATGAATCAGAAGATGAAATAGacgataaaatacaaaatgaacaaTCTGGAATGGATGGCTCAATTGTGATTGAGGAAGGAGTAACTTTGGATGATAAAAAAATGGAGGAATCCATTTCATCAGAAGGGGAGCAAGAATCAATAAATAATGGTTCTATGACAACCTATATGATGGAAAATAGTAAAGGTCTGCAATCAGAACAAGAAATTTCCTCATTTCAGCCTGCTAATTATTCCACTGACATGCAGATGCCAGATTCACAATTATCAGAACCAGGTGTAGAAGCTTCCATTAAATCAGATGAAGCAAacaaatttgtcatttcagatAAAAATGAACCTGTTCAGCTTTCACCTGATAGCTCATCAGATGAGGAGGAGATTCCAGCCAATCAGATGAGAGAGACAGGTATGGAGGGATCATTTGTACTGGATGAAGATGAAACTTTTGAAGATAAAAAATTTGATAGAGACGATGCAGAATTTGTACAGTCAACTCCTGAAACTTCTCCCGAAGATGAGATTCCAGCCAATCAAATGAGGGAGCCACTAATACTTGATGATAAAACTTTGTGTgacgaaaaaaatgaaaatgaacagCCTATTTTTGATGATTCCcaaaataatgatattcaagCCAATCAAATGAGAGAATCTGGAATGGAAGGATCATTTGTTTTGGAGGACGGAGAAACTTTTGAAGATAACAAGTATGCAGGTGATGTAGATGAATTTGAACAGTCGACACCTGAAATTTCACCAGAACAAGAGCAGATTCCTCAAAGTCAGATGAGGGAAACAGGAATGGAAGGTTCTTTAGTACTCGACAAAGGAGAAACATTTGATGATAAAAATTATGATGGTGATGAGGGTGAATTTGAACAGTCAACTCCTGACGTTTCACCAGAAGATGAGGTTCCAGTGCATCAAATGAGAGAATCGGGAATGGAAGGATCTTTAGTATTAGATGAAGGAGAAACATTTGATGATAAAACATATGAAGGAGATCAAGCTGAATATGAACATAATGTAGATGACTTTGAACGGACATCACCAGAAATTTCACCAGAATCAGAACAGATTCTACAAAGTCAAATGAGAGAAACAGGAATGGAAGGATCTTTAGTACTTGATGAAGGAGAGACATTTGACAATAAAAATTATGACAGTAATGAGGGTGAATTTGAACAGTCAACTCCTGAAGTATCACCAGAAAATGAAGTTCCAGTGCATCAAATGAGAGAATCGGGAATGGAAGGATCTTTAGTACTAGGTGAAGGAGAAACATTTGATGATAAAAATTATGACAGTGATGAGGGTGAATTTGAACAGTCAACTCCTGAAGTTTCACCAGAAGATGAGGTTCCAGTGCATCAAATGAGAGAATCAGGAATGGAAGGATCTTTAGTATTAGATGAAGGAGAAACATTTGACAATAAAAATTATGACAGTAATGAGGGTGAATTTGAACAGTCAACTCCTGAAGTTTCACCAGAAGATGAGGTTCCAATGAATCAAATGAGAGAATCAGGAATGGAAGGGTCATTTGTTCTTGAAGAAGGAGAAACTTTTGATGATAAACAGTTTGAGAGTGATATGCCTGAATTTGAACAGTCAACCCCTGAAGTTTCACCTGAAGAAGAAATTCCATCAAATCTAAAGAAAGAGACTGGAATGGAAGGATCGTTTGTTTTTGATGAGGGAGAAACGTTTGAGGATAACAAAGCTGGAAATGATCAGTCAGAATTTGAACAGTCAACCCCAGCAGATGAAATTCAAACCAGTCATTTAAAAACTACTGGAATAGAGGATTCTGCTCTTCTGGttgaaaatgaacaatttaataatataacagATGAGCCCTCAATACAAGGCCATGATTTGTCCTCTAATCAGAGGGATGACCTTGAAAGTTTTGTTGGAGGTCATACAATGGATGATGGTTCAAAAGCAGTAAATTATTCTGAGGAGTCTATACAGACTAAAGAAACTGTCCAAGAAGAAATGAAGCCTGTAGTTTCTATAGAAAGAGAGGAACCTGAAACAGACTTACATATGGAGAATCATGATGAAAATGAGGAAACAACTGAATCTTCAGAAAATGCTGATGGAAAAACAGATGAAAGTCGTCTTGCTCAAGATAGTTTAGGTCAACATATAGAGGACATGACAAGTCCAGAAACACAAACTGACAGTTATGGCGAGGAAGGTGAAGTTGAAGGTCATCTTGCTCAAGATAGTTTAGGTCAACAGATAGAGGAAATGACAAGTCCAGAAACACAAACTGACAGTTATGGCGAGGAAGGTGATGTTGAAGGTCATCTTGCTCAAGATAGTTTAGGTCAACAGATAGAGGAAATGACAAGTCCAGAAACACCAACTGACAGTTATGGCGAGGAAGGTGATGTTGAAGGTCATCTTGCTCAAGATAGTTTAGTTCAACATAAAGAGGATGTGACAAGTCCAGAAACACACACTGACAGTTATGGCGAGGAAGGTGATGTGGATTCTGCCATACAATCACCCCTATCTCAAAATGGTATGCTCCAGTCTCCATCTAGTGATGAAAATGCACAATTGTATGTAGAAcatgaaaatgagaaaaatctgATGTCATCTTCTCTAACTGGAGGATTTGTTGATCAAGATGAAGCTATTCAAACATATCAGCCATGTATGCAAAATGGGATATCCCAAAATGGGGTATCCCATTCAGCTTCTGAGGAAGTCACTcctgaaaaagaagaaaatgaacATCCCTGCTTTCAAAATGGCATATCCCAGTCAACATCTGATGAATTCACTCCAGAAAGGGAAGAAAAATCTGACTTCAATTTAACTGAAAAAGAAGGAAAGCCAGAAATAGTTACAAAAGTTGAAACAAAATCTGAGGTGAAGGATAGTACTGCAAAATctgaagtgaaaaaaaaaactggaaTTATGAAAactgatattaaaaaattaGAGCAGAGTTCTccgaaaaaaactttaaaattagcAAAACCAGAAAGTCAGAAGAAAGACTTTACCAAGGAAAACAAGAAGATAACAAAAGATACCACTAGAAAGAAAGATCCATTAAGTAAACTTCCATCACCTACAAAAACTGATAAACGAAGTATGTCAGCTTGCAGATTGACAACCCCACCTACCAGAATAGATAAATCTACAACAAGAATGCCAAGGGACACAACTCGTAAGCCCAGACCTACTTCTACAACTGATCCGCTAAAACAGACTAAACAAAGACCCAAATCTATTGACATATCAAGGACTAGTTCTCTGACTAGACCCACTAAGAGTAGTCTCTGTAAGTCTAGGACTTTCGAGAAGTCTGCATTGGAAGGTGCAACCAGTCCAACCAAACCGCTAAGAAGTGTTCCTAAAACAGCACCATCTAGATACAGAATAACAAGATCAAAAAAAG ATGCTTCTTCAGACAGTGGTGTAGAAGAGGACAAATCACCCAGAAAGACAGAAACCCAGAACAAGTCACAAGATGACAAAATGACCAGATCG ACTAGTGCTAAAAGGTCAACAATACCAACGATGAATAGAAGTCTACCTACAAAATCTGAAGGAAGTCCCAGAAAAACAGCAG gaAAGCCAACACCGACAAAAACAACTCAGTCAAAGATTGGTTCCCTTGACAACACCAAGTATTCACCTGGTGGAGGACAG gttaaaATACAGAGTCACAAGCAAGATTTCTCCAAAGTAAGCAGTAAAATAGGATCAAAGGATCATCTTACTTATAAACCTGCAGGGGGAGATAAAAAG aTTGTTTCCCAGAAGTTAGAATGGAAAGCAGAATCAAAAGTTGGTTCACTAAAAAATGCCACTTACTCACCACGTGGTGGTAATGTCAAA ATTCAGACTGAGAAATTAGCGTGGAATGTCCAATCCAAAGTGGGATCGCTTGATAATGCATCTCATTCACCTGGAGGCGGTCATGTTAAA ATCACAAATGATCCAATAAATTGGAAGGCAGAACCTAGAATTGGTTCTATGGACAATACTGGTTATGTACCAGGTGGCGGTAATGTTCAT aTTAAAACAGAGAAATTAAAATGGAAAGCAGAACCTCAAGTTCATTCCTTGGAAA